The bacterium genome includes a region encoding these proteins:
- a CDS encoding phosphotransferase gives MIIPKKRLFLDYLPKGYFLDLDNQEDLFSYLKNKEWFTPDEQIIKVNKAGEGNMNFTIRIQTTKKSYILKQARPWVEKFPEIEAPIQRNYVEKAFYDQVAQDEFLATQMPKVLQDDKESCLLLMEDLGKGKDYLELYQGKKITDQETEQLFHILKRLHALKVHDSQSFLNDRMRELNHAHMFAIPFQNNNGLNLDQITPSLENIKAEIIEDQNLLKNINDLGERYLNSSSGSLLHGDFYPGSWLQTSSGIKVLDPEFCFLGEKEFDYGIMYAHLIIANQNLAMFETISHALNMSLLSRYAGVEILRRLLGYAQLPLKMDLQEKEKLIQRAIFLLNSSSTE, from the coding sequence ATGATAATTCCAAAAAAACGACTGTTTTTAGATTATTTGCCAAAAGGGTATTTTTTAGATCTGGATAATCAAGAAGATTTGTTTAGCTATTTAAAAAATAAAGAATGGTTTACTCCTGATGAACAGATTATAAAAGTAAATAAAGCTGGTGAAGGTAATATGAATTTCACCATACGTATTCAGACAACAAAAAAATCATATATTTTAAAACAAGCCCGGCCATGGGTAGAAAAATTTCCTGAAATTGAAGCCCCTATACAAAGAAATTATGTTGAAAAAGCATTTTATGATCAAGTTGCGCAAGATGAGTTTTTAGCAACGCAAATGCCCAAAGTATTGCAAGATGATAAAGAGTCCTGCCTTTTACTTATGGAAGATCTTGGTAAAGGTAAAGACTACTTGGAGCTTTATCAGGGTAAAAAAATCACTGATCAAGAAACAGAGCAGTTATTTCATATTTTAAAACGTTTGCATGCATTAAAAGTTCATGACAGCCAGTCTTTTTTAAATGATAGAATGCGAGAGCTAAACCATGCCCATATGTTTGCTATTCCATTTCAAAATAACAATGGACTTAATCTAGACCAAATAACACCAAGTTTAGAAAATATTAAGGCTGAAATTATAGAAGACCAGAATCTATTAAAAAACATTAATGATTTAGGAGAGCGTTACTTAAACTCTAGTAGCGGCAGTTTACTGCATGGTGATTTTTATCCGGGCAGTTGGCTGCAAACAAGTTCAGGTATAAAAGTACTTGATCCTGAGTTTTGTTTTTTAGGTGAAAAAGAGTTTGATTACGGAATCATGTATGCTCATTTAATAATTGCGAATCAGAACCTAGCTATGTTTGAAACAATAAGTCATGCATTGAATATGTCTTTGCTATCAAGATATGCTGGGGTTGAGATATTAAGACGTTTGCTTGGCTATGCTCAGCTTCCATTAAAAATGGACTTACAAGAAAAAGAAAAGCTTATACAACGTGCCATATTTTTATTAAATTCCTCTAGTACTGAATAA
- a CDS encoding SDR family oxidoreductase has translation MHISKKTIVITGASSGIGLATGLNFANQNWNVVNLDLAPPKDALPKNIHWYKCNVCKWEDIQTSTLQIKEKFSSIDALFVNAGSHTSGILEETSNESFEKILNLNIRGAFYILKSILPLMKKQKNGSIVLCGSEQVFQAAPESAVYAMSKAAVVNMAKTSALDAGPYGVRVNAICPGPTHAPMLDQAIESYTQAHPDVSRDKRKSDLAKKIPLGRIAHAEEIADVVSYLCSEQASYLSGAIIPLTGGR, from the coding sequence ATGCATATCTCAAAAAAAACCATTGTTATTACCGGCGCTTCTTCAGGTATAGGCTTAGCAACCGGTTTAAATTTTGCAAATCAGAACTGGAATGTGGTTAATTTAGATCTCGCTCCCCCTAAAGATGCGCTTCCAAAAAACATACACTGGTATAAATGTAATGTTTGCAAGTGGGAAGACATTCAAACCTCTACCTTACAAATCAAAGAAAAATTCTCTAGCATCGATGCTCTTTTTGTTAATGCAGGGTCACATACATCAGGTATTTTAGAAGAAACATCCAACGAAAGCTTTGAGAAAATTTTAAATCTCAATATACGAGGTGCTTTTTACATTTTAAAATCTATTTTACCTCTTATGAAAAAACAAAAAAATGGGTCTATTGTATTGTGTGGTTCAGAACAAGTTTTTCAGGCTGCCCCAGAAAGTGCCGTTTATGCTATGAGTAAGGCTGCTGTCGTCAACATGGCTAAAACATCCGCTCTGGATGCTGGCCCTTATGGGGTTAGAGTCAATGCTATATGTCCAGGTCCAACACATGCGCCCATGCTTGATCAAGCGATAGAATCTTATACCCAAGCTCACCCAGATGTATCTAGAGATAAGCGTAAAAGTGACCTAGCAAAAAAAATTCCTCTTGGAAGAATAGCCCATGCTGAAGAAATTGCTGATGTCGTATCATACCTCTGCTCTGAACAGGCCAGTTACCTTTCTGGAGCAATCATTCCTCTGACGGGTGGACGCTAA
- a CDS encoding beta-eliminating lyase-related protein produces the protein MYDYVSSDEEADRYGQGKSIKDFEYELKNLFGFEDCVFFQTGTMAQLIAMRIWTEQQKKSKIAFHPTCHLELHEHSAYKVLHKLNAELIGDQSRLINIEDLKKLKETPSVVIFELPQREIGGQLPIWKDLNEQITYLRSKKIKVHLDGARIWECASYYKKTYQEIASLFDSVYISFYKGIGAISGAALLGSQSFIDNARIWNRRHGGNLITAFPVYLSARYNLKKRIARFEKYYQKTKEICKLISTMQGYSINPKTPQVNMFHLMVKGKSKDLSKRALEVSQEMGIWGFSNIKPSDQPEVSMLEWYVGEATLDISLEKIEEFLNKMLHSND, from the coding sequence ATGTATGATTATGTTTCTTCTGATGAAGAAGCGGATCGCTATGGTCAAGGTAAATCAATAAAAGATTTTGAATATGAATTAAAAAATCTCTTTGGTTTTGAAGACTGTGTATTTTTTCAAACTGGAACAATGGCTCAGTTAATTGCTATGCGTATATGGACGGAGCAACAAAAAAAATCAAAGATTGCATTTCATCCTACATGCCATTTAGAATTGCATGAACATTCTGCTTATAAAGTGTTGCATAAGCTAAATGCTGAATTGATTGGTGATCAAAGTCGATTGATCAATATTGAAGATTTAAAAAAATTAAAAGAAACTCCTTCGGTGGTTATTTTTGAGTTGCCTCAACGAGAAATTGGAGGACAGTTACCAATATGGAAAGACTTAAATGAACAGATTACATATTTGCGTTCAAAAAAAATAAAAGTTCACCTTGATGGAGCAAGAATTTGGGAGTGCGCTTCATATTATAAAAAAACGTATCAGGAAATTGCTAGCTTGTTTGATAGTGTTTACATAAGTTTTTATAAAGGTATTGGAGCTATTTCAGGGGCAGCATTGCTTGGGAGCCAATCTTTTATAGATAACGCACGTATTTGGAATAGAAGACATGGTGGAAATTTAATCACGGCCTTTCCAGTTTATTTGTCTGCACGCTACAATTTAAAAAAAAGAATAGCTCGCTTTGAAAAATATTACCAAAAAACAAAAGAAATATGTAAGCTGATATCAACAATGCAAGGTTATTCTATCAATCCGAAAACACCTCAAGTCAATATGTTTCACCTTATGGTTAAGGGTAAGAGTAAAGATTTATCTAAACGAGCATTGGAAGTATCGCAAGAAATGGGTATTTGGGGCTTTTCAAATATAAAGCCTTCAGATCAACCTGAGGTCTCTATGCTTGAATGGTATGTGGGTGAAGCAACATTGGATATCTCATTAGAAAAAATTGAAGAATTTTTGAATAAAATGTTACACAGCAATGATTAA
- a CDS encoding S-(hydroxymethyl)glutathione dehydrogenase/class III alcohol dehydrogenase, giving the protein MKVKAAVAWKAGEPLKIEEIDLEMPKRGEVLVKITASGVCHTDAFTLSGDDPEGIFPSILGHEGGGIVEAVGEGVTTLKPGDHVIPLYIPECKTCKFCQSGKTNLCQSVRETQGKGLMPDGTTRFSKDGQPIYHYMGVSTFAEKTVVPEIALAKVNPEAPLEKICLLGCGVTTGIGAVLNTAKVEEGATIAVFGIGGIGLSVIQGAKMAKAKRIIAVDINPDKKKIAMDMGATDFVNPKEIEQSIVEKIVTMTEGGVDYSFECVGNTKLMRDALECCHKGWGQSIIIGVAGAGQEISTRPFQLVTGRVWKGSAFGGVKGRSELPGFVEKYMSGDINLDDLVTFEMPIEEINKAFEYMHDGKAIRSVVKF; this is encoded by the coding sequence ATGAAAGTTAAAGCCGCCGTAGCCTGGAAGGCAGGAGAACCTCTTAAAATTGAAGAAATTGATTTAGAAATGCCAAAACGGGGTGAAGTTTTGGTTAAAATTACCGCCAGCGGCGTCTGTCATACAGATGCATTTACTTTGTCTGGAGATGACCCTGAAGGCATTTTCCCTTCAATTTTAGGGCATGAAGGTGGCGGTATTGTTGAAGCTGTTGGCGAAGGCGTAACAACACTCAAACCTGGAGATCATGTGATTCCGCTGTACATTCCAGAGTGTAAAACATGTAAGTTTTGTCAATCTGGAAAAACCAACTTATGTCAAAGCGTGAGAGAAACCCAAGGTAAAGGCTTAATGCCGGATGGAACAACCCGTTTTTCAAAAGATGGCCAACCTATTTACCATTATATGGGCGTATCCACTTTTGCAGAAAAAACAGTTGTTCCTGAAATTGCTTTGGCTAAAGTAAACCCTGAGGCCCCTTTAGAAAAAATTTGTCTATTGGGTTGCGGTGTTACCACGGGGATTGGCGCTGTTCTTAATACTGCAAAAGTAGAAGAAGGAGCTACTATCGCTGTCTTTGGTATAGGAGGCATTGGTTTGTCTGTTATTCAAGGGGCCAAAATGGCCAAAGCCAAAAGAATTATTGCTGTAGATATTAATCCAGATAAAAAAAAGATAGCCATGGATATGGGAGCCACTGACTTTGTTAACCCCAAAGAAATTGAACAAAGTATTGTTGAAAAAATTGTGACGATGACTGAGGGAGGTGTGGACTATTCATTTGAATGTGTTGGCAATACAAAGTTAATGAGAGATGCTTTAGAGTGTTGCCATAAAGGTTGGGGACAGTCCATTATTATTGGTGTAGCAGGTGCTGGCCAAGAAATTAGTACCCGACCGTTTCAGTTGGTAACAGGCAGAGTATGGAAAGGCTCAGCGTTTGGAGGTGTCAAAGGACGCAGTGAATTGCCAGGTTTTGTGGAGAAGTATATGTCAGGAGATATTAACTTGGATGATTTGGTCACTTTTGAAATGCCAATAGAAGAGATTAATAAAGCCTTTGAGTATATGCATGACGGTAAAGCCATACGTTCAGTGGTAAAATTTTAA
- the fghA gene encoding S-formylglutathione hydrolase, producing the protein MDKVKSHRCFSGVTEFYKHSSEITGTEMNFSVYQPSNDIKIKGGLIWLSGLTCNEENFITKAGAQKFLDEHGLIIICPDTSPRGLNLENEHESYDFGSGAGFYVDATIDPFKTNYNMYSYINEELYALFNEHFKLNGNISIFGHSMGGHGALTLGLKNPSKYKSISAFSPIVNPMNCAWGQKAFKGYLGDDRKQWEAYDACELLKSGKKHEQSILIDQGTADEFYPEQLLTQNFEQLAQEYQQGLQVNYREGFDHSYYFIASFVENHIKHHAKYLG; encoded by the coding sequence ATGGATAAAGTTAAATCGCATCGATGTTTTTCTGGGGTTACAGAGTTTTACAAGCATTCATCTGAAATCACGGGTACAGAAATGAATTTTTCTGTGTATCAACCCAGCAATGATATTAAAATAAAAGGAGGGTTAATTTGGTTGTCTGGCTTAACCTGCAATGAAGAAAACTTTATTACCAAAGCCGGAGCGCAAAAGTTTTTAGACGAGCATGGGTTAATCATTATTTGTCCTGATACTTCTCCCAGAGGACTTAATTTAGAGAATGAGCATGAAAGTTATGATTTTGGCTCAGGAGCAGGTTTTTATGTGGATGCAACCATTGATCCATTTAAAACCAATTACAATATGTACTCCTATATCAATGAAGAGTTGTATGCTTTATTTAATGAGCATTTTAAATTAAATGGTAATATTTCTATTTTTGGTCACTCTATGGGTGGGCATGGGGCTTTGACGCTTGGCTTGAAAAATCCAAGTAAGTATAAATCTATTTCTGCTTTTTCTCCGATTGTAAATCCAATGAACTGTGCATGGGGACAAAAAGCATTTAAAGGATATTTAGGAGACGACCGCAAACAATGGGAAGCGTACGATGCTTGTGAGTTGTTAAAATCGGGGAAAAAACATGAACAAAGCATTTTAATTGATCAAGGTACTGCTGATGAATTTTATCCTGAGCAGTTGTTGACTCAAAACTTTGAACAGCTTGCACAAGAATATCAGCAAGGCTTACAAGTCAATTACCGTGAAGGTTTTGATCATTCATATTACTTTATTGCCTCGTTTGTTGAAAACCATATTAAACACCATGCCAAGTATTTAGGATAA
- a CDS encoding glutathione S-transferase family protein, with the protein MGHLRQGVWKSGDVVTSNDQGEFDREKTTFRESISLDHPQFKPEKNRYHLYVSYACPWAHRTLIVRELKGLNDIIDVSVVHPDMLEHSWTFDSSFEGATGDQLYGLNYLYQIYQKSDPNISCKVTVPVLWDKKTEQIVNNESSEIMRLFNTSFDDFTDSSLDLYPKHLQSQIDSINEWVYKDINNGVYKTGFAQNQKAYEKSFKALFAALDRVDTILEKNDYLVQGTLTEADIRLFTTLVRFDSVYYVHFKCNGRRIKDYPNISKYFLKMLNTPEILRTVDQDHIKRHYYFSHDFINPKQIVPLGPLDLNNS; encoded by the coding sequence ATGGGACATTTAAGACAGGGTGTATGGAAAAGTGGAGATGTTGTTACCAGCAATGATCAAGGTGAATTTGATAGAGAAAAAACAACGTTTAGAGAGTCCATTTCATTGGATCATCCACAGTTTAAGCCTGAAAAAAACAGATATCACTTGTATGTAAGCTATGCATGCCCTTGGGCACATAGAACGCTAATTGTGAGGGAACTAAAAGGTTTAAATGATATTATAGATGTCAGTGTGGTTCATCCAGACATGCTTGAGCATAGTTGGACATTTGATTCAAGTTTTGAAGGGGCTACAGGCGATCAACTCTACGGATTGAATTATTTGTATCAAATCTATCAAAAATCTGATCCAAACATAAGCTGCAAGGTTACAGTTCCAGTTTTATGGGATAAAAAAACCGAACAAATTGTTAACAATGAATCTTCAGAAATCATGAGGTTATTCAACACTTCATTTGATGATTTTACAGATTCATCCTTAGATCTCTACCCAAAGCACCTTCAAAGTCAGATTGATAGTATCAATGAATGGGTCTATAAAGATATCAACAATGGGGTCTATAAAACAGGCTTTGCACAAAATCAAAAAGCTTATGAAAAATCTTTTAAAGCATTGTTTGCAGCTTTGGATAGAGTAGATACTATTTTGGAAAAAAATGATTATCTTGTGCAAGGCACGCTCACTGAAGCAGATATTAGGCTTTTTACCACGCTAGTACGTTTTGATTCCGTGTATTACGTCCACTTTAAATGCAATGGTCGACGTATAAAAGACTATCCCAATATTTCTAAGTATTTTTTAAAAATGCTTAATACTCCTGAGATATTACGAACAGTTGACCAAGATCATATCAAAAGACACTACTATTTTTCTCATGATTTTATCAACCCCAAACAAATTGTTCCATTGGGGCCATTGGATTTAAATAATAGCTAA
- a CDS encoding APC family permease has protein sequence MNQKSNVLKQAIGPISLAAIVFNCTVGGGIFRLPGEVYEIAGAYAPLAYIICALTTVFITIVFIKVGNSNSESGGPYAYVEKELGGLSGFITGFLLLLLGIFAMASVANALVEAVFVLFPSFASIGAKTLIIVTVFTILGLSNVKGVKTGANVVSIITFFKLLPLLILIGYGLTKLGGVYLENTITPSSPLTAVIRAALVLMFAFMGIESALTPSEEIKNPQHTLKKGLFIGMTAILLVYMCLQIVSQNILGPEIVALKHAPLAFAAERIMGPLGKTLLLVATVLSMFGYLSSMSLGIPRILYKMGKDKIFPEFLGYINPKTQTPNAAIFTLLLIVTVFSLTGTFSKLVIIANLSAISMYILCSIAAIKKDPKKPIIPLLTIVMLSTLLSSLNFSEYIGVALASIVAASIFMVRKKTYQMYQFKNSKI, from the coding sequence ATGAATCAAAAATCAAATGTACTTAAACAAGCTATTGGCCCCATAAGTTTGGCGGCTATCGTATTTAATTGTACTGTGGGGGGTGGAATTTTTCGCCTCCCAGGTGAAGTTTATGAAATTGCAGGAGCCTATGCGCCTTTAGCCTATATCATTTGCGCTTTAACCACAGTATTTATAACTATTGTTTTTATCAAAGTAGGTAATTCAAATTCTGAGTCAGGGGGGCCGTATGCTTACGTCGAAAAAGAGTTGGGAGGTTTATCTGGATTCATAACCGGCTTTTTACTTTTGCTCTTGGGTATTTTTGCAATGGCTTCAGTAGCCAATGCCTTGGTAGAAGCTGTATTTGTTTTGTTTCCTAGTTTTGCTTCTATCGGGGCAAAAACCTTAATCATTGTGACTGTATTTACTATTTTAGGTCTGAGTAATGTCAAAGGCGTTAAAACTGGAGCTAATGTAGTATCCATAATTACATTTTTTAAGCTTCTTCCACTACTCATCCTTATTGGCTATGGCTTAACTAAGTTAGGAGGTGTATATTTGGAAAATACGATAACGCCTTCTTCACCACTGACAGCAGTCATAAGGGCGGCTTTAGTACTTATGTTTGCTTTTATGGGAATTGAAAGTGCTTTAACTCCAAGTGAAGAGATTAAAAATCCACAGCACACCCTTAAAAAAGGTTTATTTATTGGTATGACTGCTATTCTTTTAGTTTATATGTGTTTACAAATAGTTTCGCAAAATATTTTAGGGCCAGAAATTGTTGCATTAAAACATGCTCCTTTAGCTTTTGCTGCAGAACGTATTATGGGACCTTTAGGTAAAACCTTATTACTTGTGGCAACGGTGCTGTCAATGTTTGGTTATTTAAGTAGCATGTCCTTGGGAATTCCACGTATCCTATACAAAATGGGTAAAGATAAGATTTTTCCTGAGTTTTTAGGCTACATCAATCCAAAAACACAAACGCCAAATGCTGCTATTTTTACATTACTGCTTATTGTAACCGTATTTTCATTAACCGGAACATTCAGTAAACTGGTCATTATTGCTAATTTATCTGCGATCAGCATGTACATTTTATGTTCTATCGCAGCCATCAAGAAAGACCCCAAAAAGCCCATTATTCCTTTATTAACTATTGTCATGTTAAGCACTTTGTTATCAAGTCTTAACTTCAGTGAATATATAGGAGTAGCTTTGGCATCGATTGTTGCAGCAAGTATTTTCATGGTAAGAAAAAAAACATATCAAATGTATCAATTCAAAAATTCAAAAATATAA
- a CDS encoding DUF4174 domain-containing protein — MLLKQFFQLFLLGLNNSIYFSFLTILSIPLISNASNITQLYTKVLDLKKNRWRHRVIIVENDNTQQQQNLFINCYDAFTERKIKIFLKPQTSNNNNQFFKVSLIGLDGEVKKQSARPQSCKYFIDAIDQMPMRIKEMK; from the coding sequence ATGCTTCTTAAACAGTTCTTTCAATTATTTTTGCTAGGTCTAAATAACTCTATATATTTTTCGTTCTTAACGATTCTCAGTATACCCCTTATTTCTAATGCCTCTAATATCACTCAACTCTATACAAAGGTGCTTGACTTAAAAAAGAATCGTTGGCGGCATAGGGTTATTATAGTTGAGAATGATAACACACAGCAACAGCAAAACTTGTTTATAAACTGTTACGATGCTTTCACTGAAAGAAAAATTAAAATTTTCTTAAAACCTCAAACTTCCAACAATAATAATCAATTTTTTAAGGTTTCTCTCATTGGATTGGATGGAGAAGTAAAAAAACAATCTGCTAGACCTCAAAGCTGCAAGTATTTTATTGACGCAATCGATCAAATGCCAATGAGAATAAAAGAAATGAAATAG
- a CDS encoding SGNH/GDSL hydrolase family protein — translation MIRCVIVIKGRSISGFILSMCLVLFINANAQENQYKIGVVGDSISAGFLTWSNKKAFPYVLSEFAKQIRKDLSLTAIDALEGRSSTEALILTKNIIQNNDINVLILELGGNDLIYHQTFDAESYKKNITSAIDYALNQNIKVVFTPTTVPNHLMESQSWFGTDKVFNLEEIELYQTTNEAICLDFEENTSFHCYPNLFYTLEKKHFFDAVHPTALGHRMIAYELLKCINGFIPPNKEDFIKELDISMVESENTASIGLGDLTNYFITKNKINLSKDLETYRFEVFENQQLCTVGEETFSFQIDSEWDNLFRFAAKDGEDKNVFEYIKRKNKRRIGSRNAVFMNKFLDVENYYLGNVEYKAEKFITLAPQILNSVCHRLSKIDKRTKIDLFEIFWSMYQLDKVATYLLTKAPDIKQQTQLKTIKQAAMTVKDRLVDRINIRFKALKLSAAITKKLYESLNPEVLEFLSENGFAVPNDYK, via the coding sequence ATGATACGTTGCGTTATTGTGATTAAGGGGCGAAGTATATCCGGTTTTATTTTATCAATGTGTCTGGTTTTATTTATAAATGCTAACGCACAAGAAAACCAATATAAAATAGGTGTTGTTGGGGACTCTATTAGTGCCGGATTTTTAACTTGGTCTAATAAAAAAGCATTTCCATATGTGTTAAGTGAATTTGCTAAACAAATTAGAAAAGATTTATCTCTTACGGCTATTGATGCATTAGAAGGAAGATCATCCACAGAAGCCTTGATTCTTACTAAAAATATTATTCAGAATAATGATATCAATGTGTTGATACTTGAATTGGGAGGGAATGATTTAATTTATCATCAAACTTTTGATGCAGAAAGCTATAAAAAAAATATAACTTCTGCAATTGATTATGCGCTCAACCAAAATATTAAAGTTGTTTTTACACCTACAACTGTTCCAAATCATTTGATGGAAAGTCAAAGTTGGTTCGGTACAGATAAAGTGTTTAATTTAGAAGAAATTGAACTTTATCAAACTACAAATGAAGCTATCTGCTTAGACTTTGAAGAAAATACTAGTTTTCATTGCTACCCAAATCTATTTTATACGCTAGAAAAAAAACACTTTTTTGATGCTGTTCATCCTACAGCACTTGGGCATCGCATGATTGCGTACGAACTTTTAAAATGCATAAATGGTTTTATTCCGCCAAATAAAGAAGATTTTATCAAAGAGTTGGATATTAGTATGGTTGAGTCGGAGAATACAGCCTCTATAGGTCTTGGCGATTTGACAAACTACTTCATAACAAAAAATAAAATAAACTTATCTAAAGATTTGGAGACCTATCGGTTTGAAGTGTTTGAGAATCAGCAATTATGTACTGTAGGTGAAGAAACATTTTCTTTTCAAATTGATTCTGAATGGGATAACTTGTTTCGTTTTGCAGCTAAAGATGGAGAAGATAAAAATGTTTTTGAATATATTAAAAGAAAAAATAAAAGACGTATAGGTTCACGTAATGCAGTATTTATGAATAAATTTTTAGACGTTGAGAATTATTACCTAGGGAACGTTGAATATAAAGCTGAAAAATTTATTACTTTAGCTCCTCAAATACTCAATTCTGTATGCCATCGTTTATCAAAAATTGATAAGAGAACAAAAATTGACTTATTTGAAATATTTTGGAGCATGTATCAACTTGATAAAGTCGCAACATATTTACTTACGAAAGCTCCAGATATAAAGCAACAGACTCAACTTAAGACAATAAAGCAAGCTGCAATGACAGTAAAAGATCGTTTGGTTGACAGAATCAATATACGTTTTAAAGCATTAAAATTATCTGCTGCAATTACAAAAAAACTGTACGAAAGTCTCAATCCTGAAGTTTTAGAATTTTTATCTGAAAATGGCTTTGCTGTTCCTAATGATTATAAATAA
- a CDS encoding nucleoside hydrolase, giving the protein MKIYLVGIFVLVQSVFAQNQKIWIDTDVAMYESNFLQYFHDVDDILALLHIIHIPNIKIEGISTLYGNAGHQRAYKSALKIVSEQNKKIRIYSGARRPRYFKETEAQRALIESLEKNDHLTIIALGPLTNIASVILKRPDLIPKIQNLILVGGRRVEKFWKFKIGPKYIPDANIAHDLFSSDLILKLLKRITIVPFELARQMFFDQHDMERLGNINEKMHEVKKQIKPWFQLWKLVGEEGFNPFDLFAVGYVSHPHFFNCFGVGQYRLNQLRLGRKKKDILEVKNLEKSMHARIQYCINIDQNFKYAFFENLENMDDQELVLDESLVK; this is encoded by the coding sequence ATGAAAATTTATCTAGTAGGCATATTTGTGCTTGTTCAATCAGTGTTCGCGCAAAATCAAAAAATCTGGATTGATACAGATGTTGCTATGTATGAGAGTAATTTTTTACAGTACTTTCATGATGTTGATGATATTTTAGCTTTATTGCATATTATTCACATACCAAACATAAAAATTGAAGGTATCAGTACGCTTTATGGTAATGCTGGACATCAGCGAGCATATAAGTCTGCACTTAAAATAGTCAGTGAGCAAAATAAAAAAATACGTATTTACTCTGGAGCAAGGAGACCACGTTATTTTAAGGAGACAGAGGCACAAAGAGCTCTGATAGAAAGTTTAGAGAAAAATGATCATTTAACCATCATTGCATTGGGACCATTGACCAACATAGCCTCTGTTATTTTAAAGCGACCAGATTTGATACCAAAAATTCAGAATCTTATTTTGGTTGGTGGAAGAAGAGTCGAAAAATTCTGGAAGTTCAAAATTGGACCCAAATATATTCCAGATGCAAATATTGCGCATGATCTGTTTTCAAGTGATCTTATACTGAAACTTTTAAAAAGAATAACCATTGTTCCTTTTGAATTGGCCAGACAGATGTTCTTTGATCAGCATGATATGGAGCGTTTAGGAAACATTAATGAAAAGATGCATGAAGTAAAAAAACAAATTAAGCCTTGGTTTCAGTTATGGAAGCTTGTTGGTGAAGAAGGCTTCAATCCCTTTGATTTATTTGCCGTTGGTTATGTTTCACATCCACATTTTTTTAATTGCTTTGGAGTGGGACAGTATCGCTTAAATCAATTGCGGTTAGGTAGAAAAAAGAAGGATATACTGGAAGTAAAAAATTTAGAAAAATCTATGCATGCCCGTATACAATATTGTATAAATATCGATCAAAATTTTAAGTATGCATTTTTTGAAAATTTAGAAAATATGGATGATCAAGAATTAGTTTTAGATGAAAGTTTAGTTAAGTAA